The following are encoded together in the Phaseolus vulgaris cultivar G19833 chromosome 9, P. vulgaris v2.0, whole genome shotgun sequence genome:
- the LOC137821603 gene encoding uncharacterized protein isoform X2, whose translation MSACGSESGKSETSEGGANESVAFGDVIFIKLRGSSWWPAQVVDENSVNKSVKPSKRSKRSPRDILVRHYGSYIYSYIDPIKCRAEFKTILEHNDGSLRKILLQTLEQDLPSTKSSRSKGSSLKPKGTLSKDAAGKKKSNGQDKEQNKIKHKKQKDMSNEDKDSQSHETSSLEKSPELSSRRIRVMENLGLIAPAGSPFQKSAHKYNKAS comes from the exons ATGAGTGCTTGTGGGAGTGAGAGTGGGAAAAGTGAGACCAGTGAAGGCGGTGCCAATGAGTCAGTGGCTTTCGGAGATGTGATATTTATCAAGCTTCGCGGTAGCTCATGGTGGCCAGCACAG GTAGTTGATGAAAATAGTGTTAACAAGAGTGTTAAGCCTAGCAAACGGAGCAAGCGATCGCCCAGGGACATCCTTGTTAGGCATTATGGAAGCTATATATA CTCGTATATAGATCCTATTAAATGCCGTGCAGAGTTTAAGACG ATACTTGAGCATAATGATGGTTCTCTCAGGAAAATACTTTTGCAAACTCTTGAACAG GATCTTCCTAGCACAAAATCCAGTAGGTCAAAAGGGTCTTCATTGAAGCCTAAAG GAACATTGAGCAAAGATGCTGCAGGCAAGAAAAAATCCAATGGACAAGACAAGGAGCAGAATAAAATTAAGCACAAAAAGCAAAAAGATATGTCAAACGAAGATAAGGATAGCCAAAGTCAT GAAACAAGCTCGTTAGAAAAGTCCCCAGAGTTGAGTTCCAGGAGAATAAGAGTAATGGAAAACCTTGGCCTTATTGCTCCAGCTGGGTCACCATTCCAAAAAAGTGCTCATAAATATAACAAAGCCTCGTGA
- the LOC137821262 gene encoding AT-hook motif nuclear-localized protein 17, with product MKGEYVDHQQHPKTETPPTMFSKLQPQHHPFPHHPFQLSAEEDNRALVTTPTIAQKPNSSGGDGATIEVVRRPRGRPPGSKNKPKPPVIITRDPEPAMSPYILEVSGGSDIVEAIAQFSRRKNMGICVLTGSGTVASVTLRQPSTTPGATVTFQGRFDILSVSATFLPQQSGASPAVPNGFAISLSGPQGQIVGGMVAGGLMAAGTVFVIAASFNNPAYHRLPPEDEGASAGDGHSPPVSGGGESGHGQAESCGMSMYSCHLPSDVIWAPTARAPPPPPPY from the coding sequence ATGAAAGGAGAATACGTAGACCACCAACAACATCCTAAGACAGAAACACCACCTACTATGTTCTCAAAGCTTCAACCTCAACACCATCCTTTCCCACACCACCCCTTCCAACTCTCTGCTGAAGAAGACAACCGCGCCCTCGTCACCACGCCCACTATCGCGCAGAAGCCTAACTCCTCCGGTGGCGACGGCGCCACCATCGAGGTGGTACGGCGTCCCAGGGGCCGTCCTCCTGGCTCCAAGAACAAGCCCAAGCCACCTGTAATCATAACCCGAGACCCTGAACCTGCTATGAGCCCCTACATTTTAGAAGTGTCTGGAGGCAGCGACATCGTCGAGGCCATCGCGCAGTTCAGTCGCCGCAAGAATATGGGCATCTGTGTCCTCACCGGTTCCGGGACTGTTGCTAGTGTCACGCTCCGTCAACCCTCTACAACGCCCGGCGCCACCGTTACTTTTCAGGGCCGTTTCGATATTCTTTCCGTCTCTGCTACCTTCCTTCCGCAGCAGTCCGGCGCGTCGCCGGCGGTTCCCAACGGCTTCGCCATCTCGCTCTCTGGACCGCAAGGGCAGATCGTCGGGGGAATGGTAGCCGGCGGATTGATGGCTGCAGGAACGGTGTTCGTGATCGCAGCTTCGTTCAACAACCCAGCGTATCATAGGCTGCCGCCGGAGGATGAGGGCGCCTCTGCCGGGGATGGACATTCGCCTCCTGTCTCGGGCGGTGGAGAAAGCGGGCATGGCCAGGCGGAGTCGTGTGGAATGTCCATGTACAGCTGTCACTTGCCTTCCGATGTGATTTGGGCTCCGACGGCCAGAGCACCACCGCCACCACCACCTTACTGA
- the LOC137821603 gene encoding histone-lysine N-methyltransferase TRX1-like isoform X1: MSACGSESGKSETSEGGANESVAFGDVIFIKLRGSSWWPAQVVDENSVNKSVKPSKRSKRSPRDILVRHYGSYIYSYIDPIKCRAEFKTILEHNDGSLRKILLQTLEQAKDLPSTKSSRSKGSSLKPKGTLSKDAAGKKKSNGQDKEQNKIKHKKQKDMSNEDKDSQSHETSSLEKSPELSSRRIRVMENLGLIAPAGSPFQKSAHKYNKAS; encoded by the exons ATGAGTGCTTGTGGGAGTGAGAGTGGGAAAAGTGAGACCAGTGAAGGCGGTGCCAATGAGTCAGTGGCTTTCGGAGATGTGATATTTATCAAGCTTCGCGGTAGCTCATGGTGGCCAGCACAG GTAGTTGATGAAAATAGTGTTAACAAGAGTGTTAAGCCTAGCAAACGGAGCAAGCGATCGCCCAGGGACATCCTTGTTAGGCATTATGGAAGCTATATATA CTCGTATATAGATCCTATTAAATGCCGTGCAGAGTTTAAGACG ATACTTGAGCATAATGATGGTTCTCTCAGGAAAATACTTTTGCAAACTCTTGAACAGG CGAAGGATCTTCCTAGCACAAAATCCAGTAGGTCAAAAGGGTCTTCATTGAAGCCTAAAG GAACATTGAGCAAAGATGCTGCAGGCAAGAAAAAATCCAATGGACAAGACAAGGAGCAGAATAAAATTAAGCACAAAAAGCAAAAAGATATGTCAAACGAAGATAAGGATAGCCAAAGTCAT GAAACAAGCTCGTTAGAAAAGTCCCCAGAGTTGAGTTCCAGGAGAATAAGAGTAATGGAAAACCTTGGCCTTATTGCTCCAGCTGGGTCACCATTCCAAAAAAGTGCTCATAAATATAACAAAGCCTCGTGA